In Juglans microcarpa x Juglans regia isolate MS1-56 chromosome 8D, Jm3101_v1.0, whole genome shotgun sequence, the following are encoded in one genomic region:
- the LOC121241942 gene encoding uncharacterized protein LOC121241942, producing MEDSGAILCQISSLKDMLDQVNEEIEANIQITREIEAEIFKCSEIESALAVRESELTKTLYVSHFEIDGFATVTAHARTSLNSLEKELCFLRMERDETLKRINGKREGFTTLCLEFQKDTHKGKNDELRPLLLEKEFLENEIHLLDKKNNGMKNSMLVFVEEILEELHNANSALQVEIAAAKEENEKLLEDIDCMKTQLLSTLMIDDDH from the exons ATGGAGGATTCGGGAGCGATCCTCTGCCAGATCTCTTCCCTCAAGGATATGCTCGATCAG GTGAATGAAGAAATAGAGGCGAACATTCAGATTACACGCGAGATAGAAGCGGAGATCTTCAAGTGCTCAGAGATCGAGAGCGCTTTGGCTGTTAGAGAATCGGAGCTTACAAAGACGCTTTACGTTTCGCACTTTGAAATCGATGGATTCGCCACCGTTACTG CACATGCAAGGACCTCACTGAATTCCTTGGAGAAGGAATTGTGTTTTCTAAGAATGGAACGGGACGAGACGCTAAAAAGAATAAATGGCAAGCG GGAAGGATTTACCACTCTGTGCTTAGAATTCCAGAAGGACACTCACAAAGGGAAAAACGATGAACTGAGGCCTTTGTTGTTGGAGAAAGAGTTCCTTGAAAATGAAATCCATCTGttggataagaaaaataatggCATGAAGAATTCAATGTTGGTATTTGTGGAAGAAATCCTTGAAGAACTTCACAATGCTAACTCTG CTTTACAAGTTGAGATAGCGGCTGCGAAAGAGGAGAATGAGAAATTGCTCGAGGATATTGATTGCATGAAGACACAGTTGCTTTCAACTCTCATGATTGATGATGATCATTG A